From Bdellovibrio sp. KM01:
CCCACGGCCACGACATGCCCGGAGTTCCGCAGCTGACGCATGATTTCGACCTGTTGACGCTGGTGCTCTGGTAATCCGTGGTTCTCCCCAACCAGCACAATCGAGCCCGGAGTGACTTTAGAAAGGGACTCAGATAAGGTCGTCGCTTGCAGGTCGTTCCCTCTGAAGATGCCCGCCGTTTGAGCATGGGCGCAGGCAGAAACAAGAGCGGCTACCAAAAAAAGGTTCATAGACTTCATGATTTCCCTCGTAAGACGTGAAATTGGCTGTTGAAGTTTCCGTTTTCCTTTGATACCTTGAGCCCCTTTGAAAAGGTATTGTCATTTTTCGCATTATGCGCGAGGCAATACATATAAGTTTTAAGAGGTACGAAAATGGCTAAAAAATCAGGAAGAATCATCATCACTCTTGAGTGCACTGAAGCTCGCGGTGAAGGCAAACCAGTTTCTCGTTACACAACAACGAAAAACAAAACTAAGACTCCAAGCCGTCTTGAAAAGAAAAAATACAATCCAAATTTGAAACGTCACACGGTTCACAGAGAAACTAAGTAATGATTCTTACGGATCAGCAGATTCTCGAATTCATGGAAGCTGGCGCAATTAAAGTTGAGCCCTTCCGCAGAGAATGCCTAGGCACGAACTCTTACGATGTTCACTTGGGTAAAACTCTTGCAGTCTATGAAAACGAAGTGCTGGACGCTAAGAAGCATAACAAGATTCGTACTTTCGAGATTCCGGATGAGGGCTTTGTTCTCATGCCGGATACTTTGTATTTGGGCGTTACTCAGGAATACACTGAGACTTTGAAACACGTCCCATTCCTTGAAGGTAAATCCAGTGTTGGTCGTCTTGGTATCGACATCCACGCAACTGCCGGCAAAGGCGACGTGGGTTTCTGTAACTTCTGGACCCTGGAAATCTCCGTAAAACAACCCGTCAGAGTTTACACTGGAATGCCCGTTGGGCAGCTGATCTACTTTGAAGTAAAAGGTGAAATTCTCACGCCATACAACGTGAAGCCTTCTGCTAAGTACAACGAGAAGCTTCCATTACCAGTGGAATCAATGATGTGGAAAAATTCATTCTAAGAATTTCCCGTAAAATTGCGATTCTTTCTTCTGCTCTGTTATCAGGCGCAGCGGTTTTCTCGTTGGTCGGTGCTACTCTTTTGCTGGGCGCATGTGGCGGCACTAGCACAGAGGTGACTGGCATTGATTCCTACACTCAAATCGGCGGGACACTAACGACTGCTACAAGCGACGAAATTTCCGGCATCGGCAAAGTCCGTTTCGTTTCCCCGCTAGCGGGAGTTTTAACGAACAACTCCATCAAATTTAAAGCGGCCCTTGATGGCAGCAGCACAAACTCAACAGCAACAATCGTTTTCAACTCAAATGATCTGAATGTCACCGAATCCAGCGGCATCGCCGTAAAATTCAGCCGCAACGGCGTGAACGTCTCCTGCCAAATCGGCGTGAACGGCAACTGGGTCACAGTAGCGAGCTCCATCACCAACATGTATGCCCCACTGGCTTTGGACTTCGTCATCGACATCCACAACAACACCGGCAGCAGTAACAAAACCAGAGTATTGATCTGGAGATACACTCCCTATGCTGCAACCACAGCCGACGTAGACACCAACAGCAGCGGCGACCTGACAAGCAGCTACCCCGCAGCCCAACAAGCCCCGGGAATCTACACCGGTGTGATCGTAAACCAAGCGACAGTCACGGGTGCTGCCATCAGCACGAACAAAATCGTAAATTAATTCCGACTGACACCCGCAGCGGTTGCTGCTCGCGTCAACAAAGACCTCTTCCATGTCAAGGAAGCGCGCTACCAACAGTTCACCTCCGCTTCGGTAACTGATTGCGTTATTTAGCCCCCAGAACACCAAAAAACTTTGATGCTCCCCGATCCCCGATCCCCGATCCCGATCCCGATCCCCGATCCGAATATTAAGAAAGACAAGTCAGGAGCGCCAGCGCGACTGGCCTGAAGCAGGCCGATGGATGCCTGCACGAAGTCGACCTCCGTCGGCGCACGATGCGCGAACCGCCGCAGGCGGCGACGGTGAGCCATGGATGGCGTGTCGACGCAGCTGCAGGAAGCCAGCGGACTGATTCAGGTGAGTCGCGCGGGTCAAAACATGAACTAGTATGAATTAAGATCCGATTCCGGAACCTCAGGAATAGCATCAGCAGTAGCCTTGCTACTCATATCGGCGATGTAACCCAAAATTCGCGCCAACTGACTGCGATCCGCAGCCACGTTCCAGTTTTCAGGTTTGCCCTTCCAACGCAGGAACCACGTCGCTTTTTCTTTCAACGTCGTCGGTGCTTTTCCATAACGAAGCAAGAACATGAACACAGAATCCAAGTCCTTCGGTGCGACCTGATCGCCAGCGTATTGCTTCAACAAGTCTGCAAACAGATCGTAAGCTTTCAAAGCTTCATACTTCGTCAAAACTCCGTCGCTGTTTTCATCAAAACGCGTGAAGATCATTTCTACGTATTGAATAGCGTGAGGAACCTGGCCCAAGTCTGTAAGCTTGGTCGTGCGCGATTTGTTAGGCACGTAGCCTGAAGATTTAAAAATATTATTGATAAACTCCAAGGTCTCATCACGATCTGCACCTTGCAGGTATCGGCGG
This genomic window contains:
- the dcd gene encoding dCTP deaminase, which produces MILTDQQILEFMEAGAIKVEPFRRECLGTNSYDVHLGKTLAVYENEVLDAKKHNKIRTFEIPDEGFVLMPDTLYLGVTQEYTETLKHVPFLEGKSSVGRLGIDIHATAGKGDVGFCNFWTLEISVKQPVRVYTGMPVGQLIYFEVKGEILTPYNVKPSAKYNEKLPLPVESMMWKNSF
- the rpmG gene encoding 50S ribosomal protein L33, which produces MAKKSGRIIITLECTEARGEGKPVSRYTTTKNKTKTPSRLEKKKYNPNLKRHTVHRETK